The sequence below is a genomic window from Oreochromis niloticus isolate F11D_XX linkage group LG3, O_niloticus_UMD_NMBU, whole genome shotgun sequence.
TGGAGACTCGCTGCGGCACAACAGGACGTTACAGTGCTGATGAACAACACGGCCTACATACCACCGAGCTTAAGGGTCGCATCTCCAGGACATCAGTGCGGTATGAACTCCTTCACTGACGCGCTGTTAACCTTGTAACACAGTAATAATTGAGCTCCAATTTATTCGCTGCTGCAGAACTATGCATCACAAGACAGGTGAATGTGTGTGCTTGATCCACCAATCCTATGCAAGAGAAGGAAAGACCAGCAGGGAGATGGACTTTGCATGCTGGATGTTTTTGCTGACCttcaaagaaaaaccaaaatgaaaaattaaccAAGCGAGTGGCCTAAGCTCTTTGGATATTGCATAACTCTTCTTTGCTCTTGGTTCACTCCTGGACTATGTAGTAGCTGCTCTCTGGATTAGTGTGCAGCTCATGAGGCCTGGAGGTGCAAACAGAGGGTGCTGAAAGGTCTTTTAGAGCTGGGCCCGTCTGTAGATGCCTTATCCACCCATGAGCAACGGATTGAATCGCAAACCACGATGTGATCAGCAATAAAGTCAACAGCCAAGCAATAAAAAGTGAAGAACTTATGCAAACAAAGATCCCAGCGCAAGTTTTTGGCCATCGGCAGCATAAATAAAGTCTAACTATGCTTCTGAACTGCGGTCAGCCATTGCCTCTCCTGAGGCACACGGACGTGCCGCCTCGAGTCATAGAAAACTTTATCCTGACGGGCTACCGCTTCCCAAACTACAGCCTGTGGGACTGCTTACTGTCAGCATTCAGGCCTACCAATGAAACCGGCAATTTCTGGACACACTTTCTTCCcgttttcatctttttctaCTATTTTGTGGAGGTTTTTGGTTGGGAAGGTGCGCCCGATAGCGGTGAACCGTTCTTCTATCCGCTGTGGAATTACTTTATTGGGGTGTTCTGTTTGCTGATGGCCAGCAGCATGGCTCACCTGCTTAACTCAATGTCTCTTGTGGTAAGAGAGGTTTGCTTCTTCGTGGATTACGGCACCATCAGTGCGTACACGGTCGGCTCATCGTTGGCATACTACTACTACATCCACCCTCAGGCAGGAATAGCGGAGACAGGAAGCAGCTCCCGGGTGGAGTTGAAACGTGAAGCTGCAGCGTTTACCTCATCCTATGCAACCCCAGAGTACAGCGTGTTCTTCGAGACCTGCTACATCCCGTGTGCATGTGTTGTAGCAATCATTTGTGTTTTATCCTGCTGCAATACTCGGCAGAGGTGGAGGCAGCATCGATACATCATCCGGACGCTGGTTTTTCTCCTTCCGTTTCTCATCTCCTCCACGCCAATCTTCTACCGCCTCCTCACTCGATCCCCTtactccacctcctcctcctccttcaccgCTTCCACCCCCATGGCCTGCTTCTTCTATCGCCACTGCCTCTGGTTGCTGGTGTCAGCCATCTTCAACATCAGCAAGTTCCCCGAACGCCTTGCGCCAGGACGCTTTGACATCTGGGGGCACAGCCACCAGTGGTTCCACTGTTGCACATTTCTGTCCATCCTGGATGAACTTCACATGATCAAGGCTGAGATTAAGGCCATCTTGCTGAGCCCAGCTTTGCTGCTGCCCCCCACCTCCCTCTCCCACCTCCCTGGACCCACCATTGCATCCACCTACGGAGTGATG
It includes:
- the paqr9 gene encoding membrane progesterone receptor epsilon yields the protein MLLNCGQPLPLLRHTDVPPRVIENFILTGYRFPNYSLWDCLLSAFRPTNETGNFWTHFLPVFIFFYYFVEVFGWEGAPDSGEPFFYPLWNYFIGVFCLLMASSMAHLLNSMSLVVREVCFFVDYGTISAYTVGSSLAYYYYIHPQAGIAETGSSSRVELKREAAAFTSSYATPEYSVFFETCYIPCACVVAIICVLSCCNTRQRWRQHRYIIRTLVFLLPFLISSTPIFYRLLTRSPYSTSSSSFTASTPMACFFYRHCLWLLVSAIFNISKFPERLAPGRFDIWGHSHQWFHCCTFLSILDELHMIKAEIKAILLSPALLLPPTSLSHLPGPTIASTYGVMLLLQTTIVSIIVWFSWRANCIYGSQREQLEKEPPKKHLKCH